A segment of the Pseudomonas serboccidentalis genome:
GAAAAAATCCTGCGTGACCATCAACTGCCCGTCGTTGACCGCCGAGCTGATGGAAAGCGAATTGTTCGGCCACAGTCGCGGCGCGTTTACCGGGGCCAGCGAAAGCACTTTGGGTCGGGTCAATCAGGCGGACGGCGGCACGCTGTTTCTTGACGAAATCGGCGATTTTCCTCTGACGTTGCAACCCAAGTTGCTGCGTTTCATTCAAGACAAGGAATACGAGCGGGTAGGGGATCCGGTCACTCGCCGTGCCGACGTGCGCATTCTCGCCGCGACCAACCTCAACCTTGAAGACATGGTGCGCGACGGTCGCTTCCGCGAGGACCTGCTGTATCGCCTCAATGTGATCACCCTGCATCTGCCGCCGTTGCGCGAGCGCGCCGAGGACATCCTGACTCTGGCGGATCGCTTCCTTGCGCGGTTCGTCAAAGAGTATGCCCGTCCGGCCCGGGGCTTCAGTGACGAGGCGCGGGAAGCGCTGCTCGGCTATCGCTGGCCGGGTAATATCCGTGAGCTGCGCAACGTGGTGGAGCGGGCGAGCATTATCTGCCCGCAGGAGCGCGTGGAAATCAGCCACCTCGGCATGGCCGAGCAACCGGCAAACAACGCGCCACGGGTTGGTGCTGCGCTGAGCCTGGATGAGCTGGAAAAAGCCCACATCGGTGCGGTGCTGGCGACCGCTGGCACCCTCGATCAAGCGGCCAAGACCCTGGGCATTGACGCGTCGACCCTGTATCGCAAGCGCAAGCAGTACAACCTGTGAGCGCCCGGCGATGAAACTGGCGATGAAGTTGCGGACCCGCTTGTTCCTGAGCATTTCTGCGCTGATCACGGTGGCCTTGCTCGGGCTGTTGCTCGGGCTGGTCAGCGTGATGCAGATGGCCGGGACTCAGGAAACGCTGATCCGCAATAACTTCGTCACCCTTGATCTGGGCCTCAAGCTGCGGCAGACCCTCGGCGATCAACTGATCATGATGCTCGCCGAAAAACCGGATGCCGCTGCGTTCGAAGCGTCGAAGCAGCAGTATTTGCAGCTTCTCGATCAAGGCATTGCCCAAGAAGAGGTTGGCGATGGTCGCCAATACGGCTTCAGCCAAGCCAAGGCCGATTACCAGCGTTTCCTCCAGACGTTCGAACAGGTACGTGACCCGGCCAGTGCCTTGAGTGGCACCGGCGATTTGCGTGAGCGCTTCAATACGCTGCGCAACGGTCTGATTGCCGAACACAAACATGCGCTCGACAACATCAACGCGGTACAGCATGACGCCCGAGACCGGGCGCTGCTGGTCGCTGGCCTGCTCGGGCTGGTAGGGCTGGCAGTGTTGATCATCGGCTTTGTCACGGCCCATGCGATCGCTCGGCGCTTCGGCGCGCCGATCGAGGCGCTGGCGCAAGCGGCGGACAATATCGGCCAGGGCAATTTCGAAGTGACCCTGCCGATTTCCTCGGCGATGGAAATGAACCAGCTGACCAAGCGCTTCGGGCTGATGGCCGAAGCGCTGCGCGAGCATCAGGCGACCAACGTCGACGAGCTGCTGGCCGGCCAGCAGCGTTTGCAGGCGGTGCTCGACAGCATCGACGACGGCTTGCTGATGATCGATCGCGAAGGGCATCTGGAGCACCTCAATCCGGTGGCCCAGCGGCAATTGGGTTGGGACAGCGATCGTCTCGGCCAAGGCTTGGGCACGGCGCTTGAGCGCCCGGAACTCGACGCGCAGCTGCAACTGGTGCTGCGCGGCGGCACGCTGGAGCGTGCTCCGGAAGATTTGAGCA
Coding sequences within it:
- the algB gene encoding sigma-54-dependent response regulator transcription factor AlgB, giving the protein MESATEHQGRILLVDDESAILRTFRYCLEDEGYTVATANSAAQAEALLQRQVFDLCFLDLRLGEDNGLDVLAQMRIQAPWMRVVIVTAHSAVDTAVDAIQAGAADYLVKPCSPDQLRLATAKQLEVRQLSARLEALEGEIRKPKDGLDSHSPAMKVVLETARQVASTDANILILGESGTGKGELARAIHGWSKREKKSCVTINCPSLTAELMESELFGHSRGAFTGASESTLGRVNQADGGTLFLDEIGDFPLTLQPKLLRFIQDKEYERVGDPVTRRADVRILAATNLNLEDMVRDGRFREDLLYRLNVITLHLPPLRERAEDILTLADRFLARFVKEYARPARGFSDEAREALLGYRWPGNIRELRNVVERASIICPQERVEISHLGMAEQPANNAPRVGAALSLDELEKAHIGAVLATAGTLDQAAKTLGIDASTLYRKRKQYNL
- a CDS encoding KinB sensor domain-containing domain, which codes for MKLAMKLRTRLFLSISALITVALLGLLLGLVSVMQMAGTQETLIRNNFVTLDLGLKLRQTLGDQLIMMLAEKPDAAAFEASKQQYLQLLDQGIAQEEVGDGRQYGFSQAKADYQRFLQTFEQVRDPASALSGTGDLRERFNTLRNGLIAEHKHALDNINAVQHDARDRALLVAGLLGLVGLAVLIIGFVTAHAIARRFGAPIEALAQAADNIGQGNFEVTLPISSAMEMNQLTKRFGLMAEALREHQATNVDELLAGQQRLQAVLDSIDDGLLMIDREGHLEHLNPVAQRQLGWDSDRLGQGLGTALERPELDAQLQLVLRGGTLERAPEDLSIEVDGESRLLTYSLTPVSHTQGHILGAVMVLHDVTEQRAFERVRSEFVLRASHELRTPVTGMHMAFGLFRERAKFPPDSREADLLDTVNEEMQRLMQLINDLLNFSRYQNGLQKLTLAPCSIEDLLEQAQLRFADSAAGKGIALSVEVQGPLPRLQADQAQLDRVLDNLIDNALRHTARDGQIRLQARRHGERVIISVEDNGEGIAYGQQGRIFEPFVQVGRKKGGAGLGLALCKEIVQLHGGRMGVYSRPGQGTQFYMALAV